The sequence below is a genomic window from Paenibacillus sp. DCT19.
TCCAGGAGATAGGTGAGTTAACACAGCAGCCAGGGCAAGAACAATTGCTCCTGCTGCAAGTTCGGCTTTGAGACTGCCGGCGAGTCTATCGCCACTACCTGAACGAGCGAGTCGAGCATGACGCCAAGCGAAGGCGAGCATGACAATGAGCAATACAACTTTGGCAATCAGAACCAGACCATATGCTGTAGTGAACAACGACGTAAGTATAGGTGCAGGCAGAATAACAAGGCTGCCATATATCCCCGTAGCGACCAGGAGTGCAACGGCACCAATGCCCCAAGCAGTGAAGCGGCGTATGGCCGTCCAGTAGATATCTCCTCGTAGTTTCCGAGGCAGCTGATCCGTGAGTGGCGGCAGGCAGATCGCCATGGCGGTCAAGGCGCCAATCCAGAACGCAGCCCCAATCAGGTGTACATAATCCATGGTAATCGCAAGTACCCGTTGTTCCGCAGCTGCAGGATGACCCGTCATTGCGTGCGTAAACAACCAGCCAAGCACAAGAAGCAGGGAGCCGTACGAAGACCAGATGCGGGTTCGCATGGATCGGTCTCGATCATAGCCAGAGAGAATGGTCACTGCCAGCAACATGATGATAAGCATCTGTACGATCCAGATCAAGCCAAAGGATGTAAGCTTAAGTGCACTTCCGATTAGTGCCCAGCTCAATTCACTCAGGGATACACCGGATTCGTATAATGTACTTAGTGGCAGGCTAAGCATTGCCGCAAGTGAAGCTGCGCCGTAACTGATCCACAGAAGTTTGTGACTTCCCGGAACATCCAGTGGTTCCCTTGCCATAGATGTTGGCATGATGCGGAACAGTAGAAAGGCGAGTGTGCCAAGAATCACAGACAAGCCAAGATATTGAATCCAATCCGTTAGGGATAAAATCCACTTGATCGGCCCGCTACCTTCACCCGCACCAGAAGTAAGGTCTGCCAGTCCTGCAGGTGCTCCGGAAGGTTCTCCGATGTGGAACACATAGGCACCCTGGATGGGGTGACCATCCGCAGAGACGGCTTTCCAGTTGACGGCATACGTGCCATTCCCTAATCCACTGCGCAGACCTGTCTCCATAATATGTGGACGTGCAGCATCGATCTGTACATTTCCGTCATCGGCTCTCGTCCCGTCAGGCGCGGTTATTTTGATATCAAAAAAGGCAGTTTGCAAGGATTCGTTAAACTCCAAAGACAGAAGCTCTGGAGCAGTAACTAACAGTTCATTCTCTGCCGGGGAAGCCTTAACAATATAGGCATGAGCAGACGCCCATTGCGGCATAACAAGACAGCAGATCAACATCAGGGCAACCATGATGGCCCAATGCCGTTTGCTTCGTTTCAGGGTAAAGCTTACTAAACTCAAAAAATCATCACCCTCAGGTTATAGAATTGTAGTCCCTATTGTAGTTCTTTTAGAGGTTGTTCAAAAAGTCCGCTTTTGATTACGAAGGATGCGCGAGTGGCATCTCAGCGTCGAATCTGGGATTCAGCCGAAATAAGTCGAGGCTTACGAAGTTTGTTTCCTTCGGAAACAATGTAGTTGCTCACGTAGTTTTGCCTACGCTCCGCTACTCCATTTTCTATCTTCATCCCACCTTCTTGGTACTGAAAACCGCTCTTTTTGAACACGCACTTTTATCGATCCGACAACAATCTATACCATTATAACTTTGTCCAAAATGATGGCGTATGACTACATAGGGCTATAAAAAAATGATTTTATCCGCATAATTGTGACAAAAGCATGAATGCACCTTCGTTCTTGTTTGCAGATTATTTGCGAGGTTTTCTTCCTGCAATCCCGCTCTCTAACGCATAACGGGTCAATTGAACACGATTTTCCAATTGGAGCTTCTGTAAAATGTTCTTCAGATGATTCTTCACGGTCTGTTCCGAAATGCCAAGCTGATCAGCAATCTCCCGATTCGTGTATCCAGCAGACACCCATTGCAGAATCTCAAGTTCCCTTGCGGTAAGAGGGTTATCCGGAACATCTTCGCTACGAGGAGCAGGGAATTCCTGAAGGATACGGTAGGCGAGTTCTCTGCTCAGTGGTGCATCATCGGAGACGATGGCGCACAAGTATTCAAGCCAGGTAGAAGGAGATAGATTCTTCAGCAAATACCCTTGAGCCCCTTGTTTGAGCGCTTCGAATAGATAGGTTACATCATCCGACACGGTAACCATAACGATAATGACATAAGGGTAACGCATCTTAATCAGACGTGTGGCTTCCAGCCCATCCATATCAGGCATCTGTACATCCATGAGAATTAAATCAGGCATCCACTGCTCCGTCAGTGCTAAGGCTTCCTGTCCATTCGATGCCGTGCCGATGACTTCGAATAATGTATCTTCCGCCAATATACTGCAGATCGCTTCACGCGCATGGGCATGATCATCAACCACCAACACACGTACATGTTCCATGTTAGATATGCTCCTTTCCAATCGATATCCGAGTACACCCCGGCTCCGAATCCAGCGTCAGGAACCAGCCCATCTGAACGGCACGTTCCTTCGTAATGCGCAGACCATATCGATCCTTGAGATGTAACGGGTCTCCACCAAAGCCCTTGCCATTATCCTGAATCTGTACATGCCACTGCCTCGAATCTCCGGTTGCCTGAACCTCAACCTTAGTAGCTTGAGCATGTTTGCGTACATTCATAAGTGCCTCCCGGATGCAGGCGATCAACTCCACTTGTTCTTTCGGTGTAAAAAAAGAATCATCCAGCTCCCACCTAACCTGAGCTGTCGGTACAGTATCTCGAACGAGTGTTTCGACCTGTCCTCGTAGAGCGATACCTTCCGGAGCGGCATCTCGGGCAGGCACATGTCGTAGCTGAGCAATCGCTTGTCTGACGTAGGCGTTGACCTCATGTACCGTTTTGCGAATCTCCTGAATGTCTTGTTCATGACCGCTGCCTGCAAGACTTCGTTCGGCTTTGTCTGTCTTCACAGATAGAAGGAAGAGAGATTGCGCAATCCCATCATGGAGCTCGCGAGCCAGCTGATCTCGTGCTTCCAGCGCGGCCTTAGAGGCGCGTTCCTGCTCCAGAGCAGCTCTGGCACTTTCAAGCATGAGAAACAATCGACTGAGCAAGGTCACACTGACGAGATAGACAATAAGGGGCGTAAGCCAGTTCCCTGCATCCATCGAAAGATAGGGCATGAGAAACTGATGGCGTATGTATTCCCAGATCCCGACGGTGATTGTAGGAATCAACAGGATCATCCATTTAATTTGTTTATAGGACATGAAATTAGTTAACTCCTTTATCATAACTGGAACATCGTCTGACTACAGTATAACGCAAGCTTGTCTTAAGACCATAGTTTCCAAGGTTCAGAGGATTTTGGGGTGGATGTGGGAGGATATAGAAGGATATCTAAGAACAACATGTGTTGAAATACTGTCAAGGGATGTGAGCATGGATGTGAAGGGGTGAGCAGGTCTGTGTCTGTTTTCCCTAATGGCGAAGGTCCTCTATACTTAATAAAGAACGTTAATTCATGACAAACCATGTTAAGGAGTGGAAGCATCAACATGAATCAAGAGGTATTGGAACGTCGCAGTGAGTTGCTCAAGAAGAACATTCACCAAATGCTCGTTCAAGACAATCAGCACGGGATCAGTCGCCAGGATAACATGTTTTTGCAGCAGATGATCAAAGAGCTGCATCAGACTTCACATGAGCTGAATAACGCCCGTACGGAGTAGTTTCCGTACAATTCTATTCAATTCAATTTCGGTAACGTGATCCGTAGAATTCGTACAACGTAGCGTCTGCAATTGCATTCCTATCAAGCAGACTAAGATGCGATTCATCCCCTGACGAAAATGAAAATGGCGCTATCTCCGATTAGATCGGGGATAGCGCTTTGGCGTTGTAGGGACAAGTCTGCTCTTGTCCTCAGCATGTTAGAACAGCGGTTGTTGCTTGTTACGCTTCTCAATATAACGGATGAATAACTCCGCAAGGTCCGGATCGAATTGTGAGCCTGAGCAGCGACGCAGTTCGTTGATCGCTTCAAGTAAGTTTTTCGTTTTTTGATATGGCCGCTCTGTAGTCATCGCGTCGAATGAATCAATAACAGTGAGCATACGGCATAATCGAGGAATCTCTTTCCCTTTTAACCCATACGGATATCCTTGTCCATCATAGCGCTCGTGATGCAATTCGATATAAGGGATGAGATCGTTGAAGCGTTCGTTCGTCATCACCATTTTTTTACCCCAAGTGACATGTCCCTTGATGGTTTCCCATTCTTCACACGTGAGCGTGTCCTTCTTGTTCAGAATAGACCATGGAATCTCCAGCTTACCAATATCGTGAATCAGTGCTCCCAGCACAAAAAGACGTTTCTCCGCATTGTCCAGCTCCAGTACTTCACTCATGTCCAAAGCGTATTTGTACACTCTCTTCGAATGCTTGAAAGTATCGATATCCTTGTATCTGAAAAGATTAAGCTGTTGCTCAATATCACGTACATCCTGTACGAGATCGATCTCATGCTCCATACCTTCGTTAATACCATGGCGATGCACATTGTTTTTCCCTTGCTTTTTGGCATAATAGAGCGCTTTGTCCGCTTGGTCGACAAGTTGGGACTTGTTATACATATCAACCTGATAAGGAGCAACACCTGCTGAGAACGAAAGGCAACCATGAGGGAATACCTCGACCCCTTCAAATGGTGTATCGTTTAGCTGTTTGCGGAGCTTATTCATAAACGTATACGCCTCGTCCAGCTCCATACCTGGCATGAGCAAAGTGAATTCTTCGCCACCGTACCGAAAAGCAGTAACGGTTGTGTTCTCCGTCCGTTGAATTAGAAATTCACCGAAAAAAGCGAGCAGGCTGTCGCCTTGTAAGTGACCGAAACGGTCATTATATTTTTTGAAATCATCAATATCGATCAGACCTAGCGACAGCGGAGTTCCTTGTCTGCGAGCTTCGCTCAGTTCATTTTCTAGCATCGTCTCAAAATAACTGTGATTAAACAGCTTGGTGCGTTGATCCGTATTGGCTTTCTCCTCGATGCTCTGATACATCACAAACAGTTGCTTGAATGCGTGTGATAGCAGAATGCTCAGACTCAGGTACAGAATTAATCCCAGTACGCCATTGTGAACAACGAGAATGGTCAGAACGAGCGCTAGAATCAGCGTACAGAGGTAAACCAGAAGCGATTCAGTCACGAATGCACGCTTCATCTGTTGTAATGCATTTTTCGTGGAAAAATGAAAGAACAGTCCCAGTGTCATCGTATTGATGATGAAGTAGGCGGCAAGTGCTGCAAAATAAGGCAATAGATTATACCCATTGATCTGTCCGGGCTGTCCACCTGTCCATTGGAATATGGAGGAGGCTCCAGCGATCATTAAGGTATATATGCTGAAATTGACGATGTGTTTCCACCAGGTTAAGTTGCGCTCCTTGATCAAGAGGATGAGGGAAACGGGCAGCAACACGGATAGGCTGAACGCCCCGCCAAACATGAAGATGCAGGCAAGATACACAGAAGAGTCCATCGATTGCTGATTGCCCTTGGGGGAATCTGAAACGTGAAATAATCCAGAATCAATGCTGCTCCCAACATGGTATATACCATGACCCATCCATCGGTGGACAAGCTAAGATAAGACCACTTATTCATGTAGAGAAAAACTCCGATGCCTGTGCAACTTAGCAAAATTACATAGATAAGGCTTCGGTCTGCTTTATGGATAAGGTTACGAATAAAGTTCATAAATAATCTCCTGGTTAGGACTTGTCCTGAATCTCACTTAAGGAGTTCTAAGACACATCCTGGTTTAGTCTGCTCTTGGTGTGAAAGATTAATATCATCTTATACTATATCGATGTATAACATAACAAGTTGCTTGCCAAAAATCCAGAAAGAAAAAACAGGCCGCAGGCAGCCTGTTTCGTCAACGCTGGTGGGGGACTAGCCTCCCAACTTGTATCCCGAAGTCAGTGCAACAACGACCGAAGCAACGATAATGGCGTTGATGACAAGGCGGGAATATTTAATGCCTTCGAATTTTTTCATGGAAAAGACCTCCCTTCCTTGGAGTCTAACTTCAGATCATCAGTCTTCACTGATGCTGAAATAGATGCAGACTTGCGATTGCGTGGAACCATCATGCTCTGGATAAACAGGAATATGCCGATGTTCATAACCACATCCCCGATGCTAATGACCTGCGTACGTGGATAAGGGCTGGAGAGTGGAATGATATCGCCTAGGAAGGCCAGATGTGTTGAGGCATCCATCATATGATGTTTCGAAATGGCTCCACCTTGAAGCAGCATATCGACATAATAAGGGCCAAGCACACTAGACGCCTCCACCGATACCGGCATGCGCCCGCCATTGACTGCCATAACGACAAAATTGAGAAATACACCAATCCAGATCAGGGTAAAACCGGTATGATCTCGGTTCAACCATAGAAAGGCAAGGCCTGTGATGTAAATTAGCGCAAATAGGTAACCGTTAATGGACGCAACCCAATCCCACTTCTCCTGTACAAAGAAGATCGCGAATTGAGCAAGTAGTAGCATTGGGAAAATCCAACCACCTCGCAGCTTGAGTGCTGAGAACTGGTGGAGGCCATTGCGAATCCCACCACGAAATAGTCCAATGATCAGGCCGATTATAATGCCGTCATATACCATGATTAACTCCTGTTCATGCAGAAATATGTAAGATCAATGCGTATTTGTGTACCTAAGATATTCGACCTTATATTGGTAATTCCTGCAAGAAAATCAGACTCCACAAAGGAAATTTTTCGAGGTGGATCGAAGTGGCCAAATCCCTTCAAGATCGCTGTCCCAGCGGGTCTGAGTTAAGTTAAGTTTCACAATATATTTGTAGAAATAAAGAAAAAACCGTCTTTACAAACCGAAGGGTCAAGTGCCATAAGGTTTCGTAAAAACGGTTATTTTGTAAGTCAAAAGATGACGTTTATTGCATGAGTGCGTATATCAAAAATTACTCGGATTCGCCGTTCAAGTAGTTAAGGAATGGTTGATCCACCCAGAACGTATAACTTGTGATATCTGCGTCTGGAGCAAGCTTGCGGAAGCCGTCTTGAATATCTTTTGCTTTCTCTTTAAGAGAGAAGGACTGTGCATAGTAATGACCGAGCGAGATTTTGGTATTGGCAATCACCGGATACCCATCAATAGCAGTAGCGGAGTAGTAAAGCGGCTGCCACCATGAAGCGTGAATCAGGTTCGACGTATTGCCCGTGCTCTTCTTCGCATACTTCAGAATAATATCATTGAAGCGTGCTTTGTCCGCCGTAGTATTGAACTCGAACTGAATATCGTACTCTTTGGAATAGGCGATATAATTGCCATTTTCGATCTGTGTAACTTTGTAATCCGGTGTCTCTGTAGGCTCGCCCCACTCTTT
It includes:
- a CDS encoding response regulator transcription factor, which codes for MEHVRVLVVDDHAHAREAICSILAEDTLFEVIGTASNGQEALALTEQWMPDLILMDVQMPDMDGLEATRLIKMRYPYVIIVMVTVSDDVTYLFEALKQGAQGYLLKNLSPSTWLEYLCAIVSDDAPLSRELAYRILQEFPAPRSEDVPDNPLTARELEILQWVSAGYTNREIADQLGISEQTVKNHLKNILQKLQLENRVQLTRYALESGIAGRKPRK
- a CDS encoding sensor histidine kinase, whose product is MSYKQIKWMILLIPTITVGIWEYIRHQFLMPYLSMDAGNWLTPLIVYLVSVTLLSRLFLMLESARAALEQERASKAALEARDQLARELHDGIAQSLFLLSVKTDKAERSLAGSGHEQDIQEIRKTVHEVNAYVRQAIAQLRHVPARDAAPEGIALRGQVETLVRDTVPTAQVRWELDDSFFTPKEQVELIACIREALMNVRKHAQATKVEVQATGDSRQWHVQIQDNGKGFGGDPLHLKDRYGLRITKERAVQMGWFLTLDSEPGCTRISIGKEHI
- a CDS encoding DUF5317 domain-containing protein — its product is MVYDGIIIGLIIGLFRGGIRNGLHQFSALKLRGGWIFPMLLLAQFAIFFVQEKWDWVASINGYLFALIYITGLAFLWLNRDHTGFTLIWIGVFLNFVVMAVNGGRMPVSVEASSVLGPYYVDMLLQGGAISKHHMMDASTHLAFLGDIIPLSSPYPRTQVISIGDVVMNIGIFLFIQSMMVPRNRKSASISASVKTDDLKLDSKEGRSFP
- a CDS encoding copper resistance CopC/CopD family protein, which translates into the protein MSLVSFTLKRSKRHWAIMVALMLICCLVMPQWASAHAYIVKASPAENELLVTAPELLSLEFNESLQTAFFDIKITAPDGTRADDGNVQIDAARPHIMETGLRSGLGNGTYAVNWKAVSADGHPIQGAYVFHIGEPSGAPAGLADLTSGAGEGSGPIKWILSLTDWIQYLGLSVILGTLAFLLFRIMPTSMAREPLDVPGSHKLLWISYGAASLAAMLSLPLSTLYESGVSLSELSWALIGSALKLTSFGLIWIVQMLIIMLLAVTILSGYDRDRSMRTRIWSSYGSLLLVLGWLFTHAMTGHPAAAEQRVLAITMDYVHLIGAAFWIGALTAMAICLPPLTDQLPRKLRGDIYWTAIRRFTAWGIGAVALLVATGIYGSLVILPAPILTSLFTTAYGLVLIAKVVLLIVMLAFAWRHARLARSGSGDRLAGSLKAELAAGAIVLALAAVLTHLSPGQPAPVGPFNEVQTTDDGTTISLQVSPNVTGENVFEIGVKRADGSVVNDLEQVTLSLTHLDMDMGIYEITIPKNDTGVYKAEDYISMPGRWNIKVHLLTRSLDALDVEFEIDTASP